The Parabacteroides sp. AD58 genome includes a window with the following:
- a CDS encoding DUF3098 domain-containing protein, which produces MAKRDFAFGKENFILIAGAVVLIIIGFILMSGGGSGDDTFNPAIFDARRIVVAPIVTVIGFIAVVYGILKKSNDKTTTEE; this is translated from the coding sequence ATGGCGAAAAGAGATTTTGCTTTTGGAAAAGAGAATTTTATCCTGATTGCGGGAGCCGTTGTACTGATTATCATCGGTTTTATACTGATGAGCGGTGGAGGTTCGGGTGATGATACGTTTAATCCGGCTATATTCGACGCTCGTCGGATTGTGGTAGCTCCTATTGTGACCGTGATTGGTTTCATAGCCGTAGTATATGGTATCCTGAAGAAGAGTAACGATAAGACGACGACTGAAGAATGA
- a CDS encoding cell division protein FtsX: MADNKKVSAVSFFHSRFTSIISIALVLFLMGLIILMGLLGNKLSVYVKENMSFSIVLKDNVGDLDVKRMQKNLESLPYIKSTEYISKEQAARELEDELGENPENFLGFNPLQASIEVKLHSEYANPDSLKLIENKIKNYTSVSELLYRKDMMELVQHNMKRVGLVLLGLAAILMIISFVLISNTIRLLIYSKRFLIHTMRLVGATAGFIRRPFIWYNVVSGIIAAVLAICMLTAALYYLQAELTGFIQILDIPTLLIVYTAVLLLGILLSVLATIVSVNKYLRMSFDKLYYI, from the coding sequence ATGGCTGATAATAAGAAAGTTAGTGCTGTTTCATTCTTTCATTCCCGCTTTACTTCAATTATAAGTATTGCGCTGGTTCTTTTCCTGATGGGTTTGATTATCCTGATGGGATTGTTGGGAAACAAACTATCGGTATATGTGAAAGAAAATATGTCGTTTTCGATTGTCCTGAAGGATAATGTAGGCGACCTGGATGTGAAGCGGATGCAGAAGAATCTGGAGTCTCTTCCTTATATTAAATCCACTGAATATATTTCTAAAGAACAAGCGGCCCGCGAACTGGAGGATGAATTGGGCGAGAATCCGGAGAATTTCTTAGGCTTTAACCCGTTGCAGGCTTCAATCGAAGTGAAACTGCATTCTGAATACGCCAATCCGGACAGCCTGAAACTCATTGAGAACAAGATTAAAAACTACACATCCGTCTCCGAACTGCTGTATCGGAAAGACATGATGGAGCTGGTGCAGCATAATATGAAGCGTGTTGGTCTGGTGCTGCTGGGACTGGCGGCAATCCTGATGATTATTTCGTTTGTGCTGATCAGCAATACCATCCGTTTGCTAATTTATTCCAAACGATTCTTGATTCATACGATGCGTCTGGTAGGTGCAACGGCCGGTTTTATCCGAAGGCCATTTATCTGGTACAATGTGGTGAGCGGGATCATTGCGGCTGTTTTGGCTATCTGTATGCTGACGGCTGCCTTGTATTATTTGCAGGCAGAACTGACGGGCTTTATACAAATATTGGATATTCCTACGTTATTAATTGTATATACCGCAGTCTTGTTGCTGGGCATCCTGTTGTCGGTGCTGGCAACGATTGTATCGGTCAACAAATATCTGCGGATGAGTTTTGACAAATTATATTATATTTAA
- a CDS encoding ATP-binding protein translates to MKYPIGIQSFDQLIEDGYVYVDKTDLVYSLVKEGKIYFLSRPRRFGKSLLVSTLKNYFLGKKELFKGLKMETLEKDWLVYPVFHIDFNGGNFTNPGELNLWIKAYIDSWERDLEFETDKDLPIGLRFMEILKYAHTATGRRAVVLVDEYDKPILDVLDVNKDLEEEHRNILKGFYSVFKGADEHLQFVFLTGVTKFSQVSVFSGFNQPNDISMHCKYEALCGISQEELDAIFRKPVESMSEVYKCSYEEMRAMLKSHYDGYHFSDSMTDIYNPFSLLNAFDAQRISDYWFKSGTPTYLIRLLSHTDENMSDITGKYYAPEEFIDYKANVEQPLPMIYQSGYLTIKEFDIRRNMFLLDYPNNEVKKGFLSLIASNYFKTRESIYSWVNNAAYLLEEGKLDEFRVGLASFLASIPYTMRRKENEREKERYFHYTFYLIMRLLSVYTVYTEKEQSHGRVDCIVETPKFVYVFEFKLDGRVEDAIQQIEKKGYTKEYEADPRKLYKVGVVFSSETGTIADWKSELVLKSLNNTK, encoded by the coding sequence ATGAAATACCCAATCGGAATACAAAGTTTTGATCAGCTTATTGAAGATGGTTATGTCTATGTTGATAAGACAGACTTGGTCTATTCTCTTGTCAAAGAGGGTAAAATATACTTCTTGAGTCGTCCGCGCCGTTTTGGTAAAAGCTTGTTGGTATCCACGTTGAAGAACTATTTTCTAGGGAAGAAAGAGCTTTTTAAAGGCTTGAAGATGGAGACTTTGGAAAAAGACTGGCTTGTATATCCGGTATTTCATATAGATTTTAATGGCGGAAATTTTACCAATCCGGGAGAATTGAATCTTTGGATAAAGGCTTATATTGATTCTTGGGAGCGAGACTTGGAATTTGAAACGGATAAAGATCTTCCTATTGGATTGCGCTTTATGGAAATACTCAAGTATGCGCATACAGCTACAGGCCGGCGTGCTGTTGTCTTGGTTGACGAGTATGATAAGCCTATACTGGATGTGCTGGATGTAAACAAAGACTTGGAAGAAGAACATCGGAATATCCTGAAAGGTTTCTATTCAGTTTTTAAAGGCGCAGATGAACATCTTCAGTTTGTGTTCCTTACCGGTGTAACGAAGTTTTCTCAGGTAAGTGTTTTCAGCGGATTTAATCAGCCTAATGATATAAGTATGCATTGTAAGTATGAAGCTCTTTGTGGCATTTCACAAGAAGAGCTTGATGCGATTTTCAGAAAGCCTGTCGAAAGTATGTCTGAAGTGTATAAATGTTCGTATGAGGAGATGAGAGCTATGCTTAAGTCTCATTATGATGGTTATCATTTCAGCGATTCGATGACAGACATATATAATCCGTTCAGTCTGCTGAATGCCTTTGATGCTCAACGGATCAGTGATTATTGGTTTAAGAGTGGTACTCCAACCTATCTTATCCGTTTGCTCTCGCATACAGATGAGAACATGAGTGATATTACTGGTAAATATTATGCTCCGGAAGAGTTTATTGATTATAAGGCCAACGTGGAACAGCCTCTTCCCATGATTTACCAGAGTGGCTATCTGACTATTAAGGAATTTGATATCAGACGGAATATGTTCTTACTTGATTATCCTAATAATGAGGTGAAGAAAGGCTTTCTTTCTTTAATAGCGTCCAATTATTTTAAGACCAGAGAAAGTATTTATTCGTGGGTTAATAATGCGGCTTATCTGTTAGAAGAAGGGAAACTGGATGAATTTCGTGTAGGTCTAGCATCTTTCCTTGCCAGTATTCCGTACACTATGCGGAGAAAAGAAAACGAAAGGGAAAAAGAACGCTATTTCCATTATACGTTTTATCTGATCATGCGTCTGCTGAGTGTTTATACGGTTTATACAGAAAAAGAACAAAGTCATGGACGGGTAGATTGCATTGTGGAAACGCCCAAGTTTGTTTATGTTTTTGAATTCAAATTGGACGGTCGTGTTGAGGACGCAATACAACAAATTGAAAAAAAAGGATATACAAAAGAATATGAAGCTGATCCTCGGAAGCTTTATAAGGTCGGGGTTGTTTTTTCATCTGAGACCGGAACGATAGCCGATTGGAAAAGTGAGCTAGTTCTTAAATCGTTAAATAACACAAAATAG
- a CDS encoding radical SAM-associated putative lipoprotein, protein MEQWKRKLWKTCNGVLATLLAWLGFSCLDENGNEPIVCEYGVPTAAYSLKGHVVDSQENAVADMPVVISDGTFPYNYLIGDTVKTDANGEFIWENKRVEPRDFQTIQWKIVDTCRIYQDTTGVTVFDPESAVGSDGWFMGRLSAEETIRLRDYQESHSEPYLQYRIYGRITNSINRGMPLVFLSAQKANGQEPKEFFDISNWNGEYSFTYEKAPGEGDSLVVYTSPVTSAETGWSKNIPEDSVVIRFDGVPLTEGSGLLKGKGSIEQNISYSYEAYPY, encoded by the coding sequence ATGGAACAATGGAAACGAAAACTTTGGAAAACCTGTAATGGCGTCTTAGCCACGCTCCTTGCCTGGCTGGGCTTTTCTTGCCTGGATGAAAACGGAAATGAACCGATTGTCTGTGAATATGGCGTACCGACCGCAGCTTATTCGCTGAAAGGCCATGTTGTCGATTCGCAAGAGAATGCGGTAGCGGATATGCCGGTTGTTATTAGCGACGGGACTTTCCCGTACAATTATCTGATTGGCGACACGGTTAAAACGGATGCCAACGGAGAATTTATCTGGGAAAACAAGCGTGTCGAACCCAGGGATTTCCAGACTATCCAATGGAAGATTGTAGATACTTGCCGGATCTATCAGGATACGACGGGCGTTACCGTGTTTGATCCGGAGAGTGCCGTAGGATCCGACGGATGGTTTATGGGAAGACTGTCTGCAGAAGAGACGATTCGCCTGCGCGATTATCAGGAGTCGCATAGCGAGCCGTACCTGCAATACCGGATTTACGGACGAATCACCAACTCCATCAACCGGGGTATGCCATTAGTTTTCCTGTCGGCCCAAAAAGCAAACGGACAGGAACCGAAGGAATTCTTCGATATCTCTAACTGGAACGGTGAGTATTCGTTTACCTATGAAAAGGCACCGGGCGAAGGCGATTCGCTTGTCGTTTATACCTCTCCGGTGACTTCGGCTGAAACCGGCTGGAGCAAAAATATTCCGGAAGACTCGGTTGTGATCCGTTTCGACGGTGTTCCTTTAACCGAAGGTTCGGGCTTATTGAAAGGAAAAGGAAGTATAGAACAAAATATATCGTACAGTTATGAAGCGTATCCTTACTAA
- a CDS encoding radical SAM-associated putative lipoprotein: MKRILTKRLRFLSGIGCFLLMLLGFGCSTEVVEYGTPHATFQIKGRVETANQEGIPNIQLTSIFGENDTCAVTKTETDGSFEMNFSYVPLTDLKIAAEDVDGDKNGSYLPTVQEIHLTEKDFRGGDGNWYAGEVEKKITISLKEKEKHETAD; the protein is encoded by the coding sequence ATGAAGCGTATCCTTACTAAACGGCTCCGTTTTCTCAGCGGAATAGGATGTTTTCTTCTGATGTTACTCGGCTTCGGTTGCTCAACCGAAGTCGTAGAATATGGCACACCGCATGCGACTTTCCAAATCAAAGGTCGTGTGGAAACAGCCAATCAGGAAGGCATTCCGAATATTCAGCTGACAAGTATCTTCGGCGAGAATGACACCTGCGCTGTAACCAAGACAGAAACGGATGGTTCTTTCGAGATGAACTTCAGTTATGTTCCACTTACTGATCTGAAAATTGCCGCAGAAGATGTGGATGGCGATAAAAACGGAAGCTATTTACCCACTGTTCAGGAAATTCATCTCACGGAAAAAGATTTTCGGGGCGGAGATGGCAATTGGTACGCGGGTGAAGTAGAGAAGAAAATTACAATCAGCCTGAAAGAAAAGGAGAAACATGAAACAGCAGATTGA
- a CDS encoding TIGR04133 family radical SAM/SPASM protein has protein sequence MKQQIDLRKRLGLEIFRKIHQNRVKLHELKTLFWECTLRCNVACRHCGSDCRVSSTFTDMPVADFLRVVDEITPHVNPHEVLVIFTGGEALVRKDIESCGIELYRRGFPWGIVSNGLYLDRKRLDSLLASGLHAATISLDGFEKEHNWLRRHPHSFEKAVQAIRMLAEEKEIIWDVVTCVNRQNISYLPQFKDFLVSLGVKRWRIFTIFPVGRAATMPELQLDNRQFVSVLDFIRQCRQEGVIRASYGCEGFLGNYEGEVRDGFYECHAGISVASVLIDGSISGCPSIRSNFHQGNIYQDHFMDVWNNRFEAYRDRSWAKQGICADCKMFRYCEGNGMHLHDEEKKLLVCHYHRITDQ, from the coding sequence ATGAAACAGCAGATTGACTTACGCAAACGGCTTGGCCTGGAAATCTTCCGGAAGATTCATCAGAACCGGGTCAAGCTGCATGAACTGAAGACACTTTTCTGGGAATGCACGCTGCGTTGCAATGTGGCTTGCCGACACTGTGGAAGCGATTGCCGCGTTTCCTCGACTTTTACCGACATGCCGGTAGCCGACTTTCTGCGCGTCGTCGATGAAATCACTCCGCATGTGAATCCGCATGAAGTATTAGTCATCTTCACCGGAGGAGAAGCCTTGGTGAGAAAAGACATTGAAAGTTGTGGAATCGAACTGTATCGCCGGGGCTTTCCCTGGGGAATCGTTTCCAACGGACTTTATCTGGACCGGAAACGGCTGGACAGCCTGCTGGCTTCCGGTCTGCATGCCGCGACAATCAGTCTAGATGGATTCGAGAAAGAGCACAACTGGCTGCGCCGTCATCCACATAGTTTTGAGAAAGCGGTACAAGCCATCCGGATGCTGGCAGAAGAAAAAGAGATCATCTGGGATGTCGTCACGTGCGTGAACCGGCAGAATATTTCATACCTGCCGCAGTTTAAAGACTTCCTGGTCAGTCTCGGTGTGAAACGCTGGCGGATATTCACCATCTTTCCAGTCGGACGAGCCGCCACGATGCCGGAACTGCAGTTAGACAACCGGCAGTTTGTCTCCGTACTCGACTTCATCCGTCAGTGTCGTCAGGAAGGTGTGATACGAGCCAGCTACGGCTGTGAAGGTTTCTTAGGGAATTATGAAGGCGAGGTACGCGACGGATTCTATGAATGTCACGCCGGCATCAGTGTAGCTTCGGTATTGATAGACGGTTCCATTTCCGGTTGTCCCAGTATCCGTTCGAACTTCCATCAAGGGAACATTTATCAGGATCACTTCATGGACGTCTGGAACAATCGCTTCGAAGCCTATCGCGACCGCAGTTGGGCCAAACAGGGAATATGCGCCGACTGCAAGATGTTCCGTTACTGCGAAGGCAATGGCATGCACCTGCACGATGAAGAAAAGAAACTGCTGGTCTGCCATTATCACCGGATAACCGATCAGTAG
- a CDS encoding ammonium transporter: MLSDTVSELSTGLNTVWMLLAAMLVFFMQPGFALVEAGFTRTKNTANILMKNLVDFMFGSLLYWFIGFGLMFGLGSFVGQPHFFNLEMMDAVIDNGLPIEGFLIFQTVFCATSATIVSGAMAERTKFSMYLLYTIFISVLIYPVSGHWTWGGGWLMNGEEGSFMMNLFGTPFHDFAGSAVVHSVGGWIALVGAAILGPRLGKYGKDGKSKAIPGHSLTLACLGVFILWFGWFGFNPGSQLAASTGTDQAAISHVFLTTNLSACAGGFLALVVSWFKFGKPSLSLTLNGVLAGLVGVTAGCDLVSPAGAVLIGAICGTVMIYAVEFIDHTLKIDDPVGASSVHGVCGSLGTILTGFLSVDGGLLYGGGFGFLGAQVFGALVIGLWAAGMGFVIFKVMDVVFGLRVTKRVEEEGLDVYEHGESAYNS, translated from the coding sequence ATGTTGTCGGATACCGTATCTGAATTAAGTACAGGCTTGAATACGGTGTGGATGTTGCTGGCTGCGATGCTTGTATTTTTTATGCAGCCGGGCTTTGCTTTGGTAGAAGCCGGATTTACCCGTACCAAGAACACGGCCAATATTCTGATGAAGAATTTAGTTGATTTTATGTTTGGCTCGCTGTTGTACTGGTTTATCGGGTTTGGTCTGATGTTTGGACTGGGTTCTTTCGTCGGACAGCCGCATTTCTTTAATCTGGAAATGATGGATGCCGTGATTGACAATGGCCTTCCTATTGAGGGATTTCTGATTTTCCAGACGGTGTTTTGTGCTACTTCGGCAACGATTGTTTCCGGAGCGATGGCCGAGAGAACCAAATTCTCGATGTACTTGTTGTACACCATCTTCATCAGTGTGCTTATTTATCCGGTTTCAGGTCACTGGACATGGGGCGGAGGCTGGCTGATGAATGGAGAAGAAGGTTCATTTATGATGAATCTTTTTGGAACACCGTTCCATGATTTCGCCGGTTCGGCTGTGGTTCATTCCGTAGGTGGATGGATCGCCTTAGTGGGAGCAGCCATTTTAGGACCGCGTTTGGGGAAATATGGTAAAGACGGAAAATCGAAGGCGATTCCGGGCCACAGTCTGACGTTAGCTTGTCTGGGTGTGTTTATCTTATGGTTTGGCTGGTTTGGATTCAATCCGGGTTCGCAGTTGGCTGCATCGACGGGAACGGACCAGGCTGCTATCTCGCATGTGTTTCTGACGACGAATTTATCGGCGTGTGCCGGTGGCTTTTTGGCTTTGGTTGTCAGTTGGTTTAAATTCGGGAAGCCGTCGTTGTCACTGACACTGAATGGTGTGCTGGCCGGACTGGTTGGTGTGACAGCCGGTTGTGACTTGGTTTCTCCGGCAGGAGCCGTACTAATCGGCGCCATTTGCGGAACGGTGATGATCTATGCTGTCGAATTCATTGATCATACCTTGAAAATAGATGATCCGGTGGGTGCTTCGTCGGTACATGGTGTATGTGGTTCGTTGGGAACGATCCTGACAGGTTTTCTGTCGGTCGACGGCGGTTTGCTGTATGGCGGCGGATTCGGATTTTTAGGTGCTCAGGTATTTGGAGCATTGGTTATCGGCCTTTGGGCTGCAGGAATGGGATTTGTCATCTTTAAAGTTATGGACGTCGTGTTCGGTTTGCGTGTTACCAAACGAGTGGAGGAAGAAGGACTCGACGTATATGAACATGGAGAGTCAGCTTATAACAGCTGA
- a CDS encoding P-II family nitrogen regulator: MKKIEAIIRRTKFEEVKDALLEADIEWFSYYNVRGIGKTREGRIYRGVIYDTSSIERILISIVVRDKNVEKTVQAILKSAQTGEIGDGRIFIIPVEDSIRIRTGERGDIALYNAEQEK, translated from the coding sequence ATGAAAAAGATTGAAGCAATTATCCGCCGGACGAAATTTGAGGAAGTAAAAGATGCTTTACTGGAAGCGGATATAGAATGGTTTTCTTATTATAATGTACGTGGCATAGGAAAGACGCGTGAAGGCCGCATTTATCGAGGTGTTATTTATGACACCAGTTCGATCGAACGTATTTTGATTTCTATTGTTGTCAGAGACAAGAACGTCGAGAAGACAGTTCAGGCCATTCTTAAGTCAGCTCAGACCGGTGAAATTGGCGATGGACGGATTTTTATTATTCCGGTAGAAGATTCCATCCGCATCCGAACCGGAGAACGGGGCGATATTGCTTTATATAATGCAGAGCAAGAGAAATAG
- the der gene encoding ribosome biogenesis GTPase Der, with the protein MGNLVAIVGRPNVGKSTLFNRLTQTRQAIVNEAAGTTRDRQYGKVEWLTKEFSLVDTGGWVVNSEDVFEEEINKQVKIAIEEADVILFVVDVMNGLTDLDQEVANILRRCRKPVLVVANKADNFEAHMNSAEFYALGLGDPICISAINGSCTGDLLDKILEVMPEDKPMALEEELPRIAVVGRPNAGKSSLVNAFIGEERNIVTDIAGTTRDSIYTKYNKFGLNFYLVDTAGIRKKGKVTEDLEYYSVIRSIRAIENSDVCILMLDATRGIESQDLNIFSLIQKNKKGLVVCVNKWDLIEDKSQKVINSYTTAIRERLAPFTDFPIIFISAMTKQRIFKVLETAKQVYENRHRRVSTAKLNETMLPIIENYPPPAWKGKYIKIKYVTQLPAGSIPSFVFFCNLPQWVKDPYKRFLENKIRDNWDFTGTPINIFIREK; encoded by the coding sequence ATGGGAAATCTTGTAGCAATTGTTGGTAGGCCCAACGTAGGTAAGTCCACGTTGTTCAATCGTCTGACGCAGACACGGCAGGCGATCGTGAATGAGGCGGCGGGGACGACACGCGACCGCCAGTATGGCAAGGTCGAATGGTTGACAAAAGAGTTTTCGCTGGTCGATACCGGTGGATGGGTTGTCAACTCGGAAGATGTTTTTGAGGAAGAAATCAATAAGCAGGTGAAAATCGCCATCGAAGAAGCTGATGTCATCCTGTTTGTGGTAGATGTTATGAATGGTCTGACTGATTTGGACCAGGAAGTAGCCAATATTCTGCGCCGCTGCCGTAAGCCGGTGCTGGTAGTGGCCAATAAAGCCGATAATTTTGAAGCCCACATGAATTCGGCTGAATTTTATGCATTGGGACTGGGCGATCCGATCTGTATTTCAGCGATCAATGGTTCTTGTACCGGTGATTTGCTGGATAAGATCCTGGAAGTGATGCCCGAAGACAAACCGATGGCATTGGAAGAAGAATTGCCGCGTATTGCAGTCGTTGGTCGTCCGAATGCCGGAAAGTCGTCGTTGGTGAATGCCTTTATCGGCGAAGAACGGAATATTGTGACGGATATTGCCGGAACTACACGCGATTCAATCTATACAAAGTATAACAAGTTCGGTTTGAACTTCTACCTGGTGGATACAGCCGGTATCCGTAAGAAAGGAAAAGTGACCGAAGACTTGGAATATTATTCTGTGATCCGTTCGATCCGGGCGATCGAGAATTCGGATGTCTGCATTCTGATGCTGGATGCCACTCGAGGTATTGAAAGTCAGGATCTGAATATCTTCTCGCTGATACAGAAGAATAAGAAAGGTCTGGTGGTTTGTGTGAACAAGTGGGATTTGATCGAGGATAAAAGTCAGAAGGTCATCAACTCTTACACAACAGCCATTCGTGAACGTCTGGCACCATTTACAGATTTCCCGATTATCTTCATCTCGGCGATGACGAAGCAGCGTATCTTCAAGGTGCTCGAAACAGCCAAGCAGGTGTATGAAAATCGGCATCGTCGTGTATCGACAGCGAAGTTGAACGAAACCATGCTGCCGATCATTGAGAATTATCCGCCACCAGCTTGGAAAGGTAAGTATATTAAGATTAAATATGTGACGCAGTTGCCGGCAGGAAGCATTCCTTCGTTTGTTTTCTTCTGCAATTTGCCACAATGGGTGAAAGATCCGTATAAACGATTCCTGGAAAACAAGATTCGCGATAACTGGGATTTCACCGGTACTCCGATCAATATCTTTATTCGTGAGAAATAA
- the era gene encoding GTPase Era, translating into MEKKHKSGFVNIVGNPNVGKSTLMNRLVGERISIITSKAQTTRHRIMGIVNTEDMQIVYSDTPGVLRPNYKLQESMLNFSESALDDADVLLYVTDVIETIDKNEEFLQQVQKEKCPILLLINKIDLTDQAKLEALVQEWKSILPQAEIIPISALSNFNIDYVKQRVAELMPESPPYFEKDALTDKPARFFVTEIIREKILLYYQKEIPYAVEVVVELFKEDDEMIHIKALIICERDSQKGIIIGHKGQALKKVGAMARKDIERFFEKKVFLEMFVKVEKDWRNRDNMLRAFGYRLE; encoded by the coding sequence ATGGAAAAAAAGCATAAATCGGGGTTTGTCAACATCGTCGGTAATCCGAATGTCGGAAAATCAACCTTGATGAACCGGCTGGTGGGCGAGCGTATTTCGATTATCACATCGAAGGCGCAGACGACCCGTCACCGGATCATGGGTATTGTGAATACCGAAGATATGCAGATTGTCTATTCAGACACGCCCGGCGTCTTGCGGCCTAACTATAAGCTGCAGGAGTCTATGCTTAACTTTTCAGAGTCTGCCCTCGATGATGCGGATGTATTGTTGTATGTGACAGACGTCATTGAAACCATCGATAAGAATGAAGAATTCCTGCAGCAGGTGCAGAAGGAAAAGTGTCCGATCTTGTTGCTGATCAACAAGATCGACCTGACCGACCAAGCGAAGCTGGAAGCGCTGGTGCAGGAATGGAAATCCATTCTTCCGCAGGCTGAGATTATTCCGATCTCGGCTCTGTCGAACTTCAACATCGATTATGTCAAACAGCGGGTGGCCGAGCTGATGCCCGAATCACCGCCTTATTTTGAGAAAGATGCGCTGACCGACAAGCCGGCCCGTTTCTTTGTGACGGAGATTATCCGCGAGAAGATTCTGCTGTATTATCAGAAGGAAATACCGTATGCGGTCGAAGTGGTTGTCGAGCTGTTCAAGGAAGATGATGAGATGATTCATATCAAGGCCTTGATTATCTGTGAACGGGATTCGCAGAAGGGTATTATTATCGGACATAAAGGACAGGCCTTGAAGAAAGTAGGCGCAATGGCCCGCAAGGATATCGAACGCTTCTTCGAGAAGAAGGTCTTTCTGGAGATGTTTGTCAAAGTAGAAAAAGACTGGCGAAACCGCGACAATATGCTTCGTGCTTTCGGGTATCGCCTGGAATAA
- a CDS encoding beta-ketoacyl-ACP synthase III codes for MEKINAVITGIGGYVPEDVLTNEDLCKMVDTTDEWIMSRVGIKERRILRGEGRGTSYMAIRAVKQLFEKTQVNPEDIEVVLFASTTPDYHFPMTASIIAYQTGCKNAMTFDMQGACAGFLYALETGSNYIRTGRYHKVLVVAGDKMTAITDYQDRTTCPLFGDGCGAVLLEPTTEEIGVMDVILRTDGIGFPHLFMKAGGSAYPPTHETIDRREHYVYQDGRTVFKYAVTSMADVAAEIAERNHLTQDDIAWIVPHQANLRIIDATAKRLGVPLEKVMINIQKYGNTSAGTIPLCLWEWEDKLKKGDNLILAAFGAGFTWGSIYLKWGYDGKKA; via the coding sequence ATGGAAAAGATTAATGCAGTAATAACGGGAATCGGAGGCTATGTTCCCGAAGATGTTCTGACGAACGAAGATCTATGTAAAATGGTCGATACCACAGATGAGTGGATCATGTCACGTGTGGGTATCAAGGAACGTAGAATCTTGAGAGGTGAAGGTCGTGGTACGTCTTATATGGCAATCAGAGCCGTAAAGCAATTGTTTGAAAAGACACAAGTCAATCCGGAAGACATTGAAGTAGTCTTGTTTGCTTCTACAACACCCGACTACCATTTCCCGATGACTGCTTCTATCATCGCCTATCAGACGGGCTGTAAGAACGCCATGACTTTTGATATGCAGGGTGCCTGCGCTGGTTTCTTGTATGCTTTGGAAACGGGTTCGAACTATATTCGTACCGGACGTTATCATAAAGTACTGGTAGTGGCCGGTGATAAGATGACAGCTATTACCGATTATCAGGACCGTACAACTTGTCCGTTGTTCGGCGACGGCTGCGGTGCTGTCTTGCTTGAACCGACTACGGAAGAAATTGGAGTAATGGATGTGATCCTTCGTACGGATGGCATCGGTTTCCCTCACCTGTTCATGAAGGCAGGTGGTTCGGCTTATCCTCCTACACACGAAACGATTGATCGTCGTGAGCATTATGTCTATCAGGACGGAAGAACCGTATTCAAATATGCGGTGACTTCTATGGCTGATGTAGCTGCCGAAATTGCTGAACGGAACCATCTGACACAAGACGATATTGCGTGGATCGTACCGCATCAGGCAAATCTGCGTATCATTGATGCGACAGCCAAACGATTGGGTGTACCTCTGGAAAAAGTAATGATCAACATTCAGAAATATGGGAATACCAGTGCCGGCACAATTCCTTTGTGTCTGTGGGAATGGGAAGACAAGCTGAAGAAAGGTGATAACCTGATTCTGGCTGCTTTCGGAGCAGGATTTACATGGGGATCTATTTACCTGAAATGGGGATATGATGGAAAAAAAGCATAA
- the rpmF gene encoding 50S ribosomal protein L32, translated as MAHPKRRQGKTRTAKRRTHDKAVAPTMAICPNCGAWHVYHTVCGECGYYRGKLAIVKEAAV; from the coding sequence ATGGCACATCCTAAAAGAAGACAAGGTAAGACAAGAACAGCCAAGAGAAGAACTCATGACAAGGCTGTTGCTCCGACAATGGCTATCTGCCCGAACTGTGGAGCTTGGCACGTTTATCACACTGTATGTGGCGAATGTGGCTATTACAGAGGTAAGTTAGCAATCGTTAAAGAAGCTGCAGTTTAA